A single region of the Arthrobacter sp. PAMC25564 genome encodes:
- the mshC gene encoding cysteine--1-D-myo-inosityl 2-amino-2-deoxy-alpha-D-glucopyranoside ligase translates to MKSWISRPVPQLPGSMPAVRLFDTAKGGIVTLEATGEQSMYVCGITPYDATHMGHAASYVAFDLLNRAWRDGGQQVSYVQNVTDVDDPLLERATATGVDWRELAASQIELFQTDMEALNVLAPDRYVGAVEAIPMIVPAIERLLHQGLAYRVAGGAGEPDGDVYYDVEAAGKHTADAVDAWTLGSVSGLSDAEMLGLFAERGGDPGRAGKRQALDPLLWRVAREGEPRWDGGELGEGRPGWHIECTVIAQKYLPAPFTVQGGGSDLIFPHHEMGAGHAYSLAGVPLARHFAHAGMVGLDGEKMSKSKGNLVLVSRLRAAGEDPAAIRLAILAHHYRSDWSWTDAGFADAKARLLSWRSAVAVAPAGSAGALVTRLRTELSNDLNAPGAVAAVDQWAASALAHSASAASAAGAAGPASAPAVSAVDAALVSDAVDALLGVEL, encoded by the coding sequence GTGAAATCCTGGATATCCCGCCCTGTTCCCCAGCTCCCGGGCAGCATGCCTGCCGTCCGCCTCTTCGACACCGCCAAGGGCGGAATTGTCACCCTCGAGGCAACGGGTGAGCAGTCCATGTATGTCTGCGGGATCACCCCGTATGACGCCACCCATATGGGGCACGCCGCCAGCTACGTCGCCTTCGACCTGCTCAACCGGGCCTGGCGCGACGGCGGCCAGCAGGTCTCCTACGTCCAGAACGTGACCGACGTCGACGACCCCCTGCTGGAGCGCGCGACGGCGACCGGCGTCGACTGGCGGGAGCTCGCGGCGAGCCAGATCGAGCTCTTCCAGACGGATATGGAAGCCCTCAACGTGCTGGCGCCGGACCGCTATGTCGGTGCCGTCGAAGCCATCCCCATGATCGTGCCCGCCATCGAGCGGCTCCTGCACCAGGGCCTGGCATACAGGGTGGCCGGCGGCGCCGGCGAGCCCGACGGCGATGTCTACTACGACGTCGAGGCGGCCGGCAAGCACACCGCCGACGCCGTCGACGCCTGGACGCTCGGCTCTGTCTCGGGACTCTCCGACGCCGAAATGCTGGGGCTTTTCGCCGAACGCGGCGGAGACCCGGGCCGGGCCGGAAAACGCCAGGCGCTGGACCCGCTGCTGTGGCGGGTTGCCCGCGAGGGCGAGCCGCGCTGGGACGGCGGCGAACTGGGAGAAGGACGCCCCGGCTGGCACATCGAATGCACCGTCATCGCCCAAAAATACCTGCCCGCACCCTTCACCGTGCAGGGCGGCGGCTCGGACCTGATCTTCCCCCATCACGAGATGGGCGCTGGGCATGCGTACTCGCTCGCCGGCGTTCCACTGGCACGCCACTTCGCGCACGCCGGCATGGTCGGGCTGGACGGCGAAAAGATGTCCAAGTCCAAGGGCAACCTGGTCCTGGTCTCCAGGCTCCGCGCCGCCGGGGAGGATCCGGCCGCCATCCGCCTGGCGATCCTGGCCCACCACTACCGCTCCGACTGGTCCTGGACCGACGCCGGCTTCGCCGACGCCAAGGCGAGGCTTCTTTCCTGGCGTTCCGCCGTGGCCGTGGCACCCGCCGGCTCCGCCGGCGCGCTGGTCACCCGGCTGCGGACCGAACTGTCCAACGACCTGAACGCCCCCGGTGCCGTGGCCGCGGTGGACCAGTGGGCCGCGTCCGCCCTGGCGCACAGTGCGTCCGCAGCGAGTGCGGCCGGTGCCGCCGGCCCGGCTTCAGCGCCGGCAGTCAGCGCCGTCGACGCCGCGCTGGTCAGCGACGCCGTCGACGCCCTGCTCGGCGTCGAACTCTAA
- a CDS encoding undecaprenyl-diphosphate phosphatase produces MNWFEAALLGLVQGLTEFLPISSSAHLKIVGSFLSNAADPGAAFTAITQLGTETAVIVYFRHDIVRIVKAWFGSLTGRVPRQDPDARMGWLVILGSLPIIILGLLFQDQIESVLRSLWIVATTLIVFGMILAVADAVGRQERELSKLSYKQGIWYGLAQAMALIPGVSRSGGTITAGLLMGYTREAAARYSFLLAIPAVFGSGLYQLYKVVSKEGITGPYGLPETALATAIAFVVGYIIIGWFLKFVSTRSYRLFVWYRIFLGLALYLLLGFNVISA; encoded by the coding sequence GTGAACTGGTTTGAAGCCGCCCTGCTGGGCCTTGTGCAGGGACTGACAGAGTTCCTTCCGATCTCCTCGAGCGCCCACCTGAAGATCGTGGGGTCATTCCTCTCCAACGCAGCCGACCCCGGCGCGGCGTTCACCGCCATCACCCAACTCGGCACCGAGACAGCCGTGATCGTCTACTTCCGGCACGACATCGTGCGCATCGTCAAGGCCTGGTTCGGCTCCCTCACCGGCAGGGTGCCCCGGCAGGATCCGGACGCACGGATGGGCTGGCTCGTGATCCTCGGCAGCCTGCCCATCATCATCCTCGGGCTGCTCTTCCAGGACCAGATCGAGTCGGTACTGCGCAGTCTCTGGATCGTTGCGACAACCCTGATTGTCTTTGGCATGATCCTCGCCGTCGCGGACGCCGTCGGGCGCCAGGAACGCGAGCTGAGCAAGCTCAGCTACAAGCAGGGGATCTGGTATGGGCTGGCGCAGGCCATGGCACTGATCCCAGGGGTGTCCCGCTCCGGTGGAACCATCACCGCAGGCCTGCTGATGGGCTACACCCGCGAGGCTGCGGCCCGCTACTCCTTCCTGCTGGCCATCCCCGCCGTGTTCGGCAGCGGCCTGTACCAGCTATACAAAGTCGTCTCCAAGGAAGGCATCACGGGACCCTACGGTCTCCCGGAAACCGCCCTCGCCACCGCCATCGCCTTCGTGGTGGGCTACATCATCATTGGCTGGTTCCTCAAGTTCGTCTCCACCCGGAGCTACCGACTCTTCGTCTGGTACCGGATCTTCCTGGGCCTTGCGCTGTACCTGCTGCTCGGTTTCAATGTCATCAGTGCCTAG
- a CDS encoding aldo/keto reductase: MQQRYVGNSGLRVSSLSLGTMSWARETDEQDASGLLRSFVDGGGTLIDTAASYAGGQAEVMLGGMLGDVVARSELVISTKAGLSMSGGRRSVDTSRNGMLSGLDASLARLGTDYVDLWFAHAWDPNVPLEETLSALEFAVRSGRARYVGVSNFNGWQTAKAAAVAGFPLVANQSEYSLLHRTPETELIPAIEDAGLGLMAWGPLGRGVLSGKYRGHIPADSRAAHERLAGYVEPYLEGAASSVVEAVAMAAKGLGRTALDVSLSWLLSQHGVATAIVGARTPVQLKEVLDATLAPLPPEIAQALEDVSDPA; this comes from the coding sequence ATGCAGCAGCGTTATGTCGGCAACAGTGGGTTGCGTGTGTCCTCTCTCTCCCTTGGCACCATGTCCTGGGCCCGCGAAACCGATGAGCAGGATGCCTCCGGGCTGCTCAGGAGCTTCGTGGACGGCGGTGGGACCCTGATCGACACGGCGGCGTCCTACGCCGGGGGCCAGGCTGAGGTGATGCTTGGCGGGATGCTGGGCGACGTCGTCGCGCGCTCCGAGCTGGTCATCTCCACCAAAGCCGGACTTTCGATGTCGGGCGGCCGCCGCAGCGTCGACACCTCCCGTAACGGAATGCTGTCCGGGCTGGACGCAAGCCTCGCGCGGCTGGGCACGGACTATGTGGACCTCTGGTTCGCCCACGCATGGGACCCCAACGTGCCACTGGAGGAAACGCTGTCCGCCCTCGAATTCGCGGTCCGCTCCGGCCGCGCGCGCTATGTGGGGGTGTCCAACTTCAACGGCTGGCAGACGGCGAAGGCCGCGGCCGTCGCGGGGTTCCCGCTGGTCGCGAACCAGTCTGAGTACTCATTGCTGCACCGCACGCCCGAGACGGAGCTGATCCCGGCGATCGAAGACGCCGGGCTCGGCCTGATGGCGTGGGGGCCGCTGGGCCGCGGGGTGTTGAGCGGGAAGTACCGCGGCCACATCCCGGCGGACTCCCGTGCCGCCCACGAGAGGCTCGCAGGTTATGTGGAGCCGTACCTTGAGGGGGCGGCGTCCAGCGTGGTGGAAGCCGTGGCGATGGCTGCGAAGGGACTCGGCCGGACTGCCCTGGACGTCTCGCTGAGCTGGTTGCTGTCCCAGCACGGTGTCGCTACAGCGATCGTGGGCGCACGGACGCCCGTGCAGCTCAAGGAAGTCCTGGATGCAACGCTGGCCCCGCTCCCCCCGGAGATCGCCCAGGCGCTGGAAGATGTGTCCGACCCGGCCTGA
- a CDS encoding DUF5703 family protein, translating into MKEHFLSSSVRRERDYVKQYEYLVLTVSPEDSLPEARRRLVEHSEYGKWELERSVLYLGGGRRFWLRRRVTQVQRTV; encoded by the coding sequence ATGAAGGAACATTTTCTGAGCAGTTCAGTCCGGCGGGAGCGGGACTATGTGAAGCAGTACGAATACCTCGTACTGACGGTCAGCCCTGAGGATTCCCTGCCGGAGGCCCGCCGCCGCCTCGTGGAGCATTCCGAGTACGGCAAGTGGGAACTTGAGCGCAGCGTGCTCTATCTGGGCGGCGGACGGCGTTTCTGGCTGCGCCGGAGGGTCACCCAGGTCCAGCGAACCGTCTAG
- a CDS encoding acyl-CoA dehydrogenase family protein: MTPEDILTEPLLERIRGRAAGYDRDNAFFQDDLEELAAAGYLKIFVPASDGGLGLGLAAAAQLQRRLATAAPATALAINMHLVWTGVAQVLAARGDASLEFVLKEAAQGEIFAFGNSEAGNDSVLFDSRTEAVPQPGGGYAFTGRKIFTSLSPAWTRLGIFGKDNLARDGEGELVHGFITRETPGYAILPDWDTLGMRASQSNTTVLNGAVVPAGRIFRKLPVGPGADPLIFAIFACFETLLAAVYTGIGERALTLGVEAVQRRTSFKNGGRSYAQDPDIRWKVAEAAMAMDALYPQLYRVATDIDELAEHGVQWFPRLVGLKVRATETARTVVDLAIRVSGGSSYFRGSELERLYRDVLAGMFHPSDDESAHNTVANAWLGPLETP, translated from the coding sequence GTGACGCCGGAAGATATCCTCACCGAGCCCCTGCTGGAACGGATCCGCGGCCGCGCCGCCGGTTACGACCGGGACAACGCGTTCTTCCAGGACGACCTGGAAGAACTGGCTGCGGCGGGATACCTGAAGATCTTCGTACCGGCGTCCGACGGCGGCCTCGGGCTCGGACTCGCGGCAGCGGCGCAGCTTCAGCGGCGGTTGGCGACGGCGGCCCCGGCCACCGCGCTGGCGATCAACATGCACCTCGTGTGGACCGGCGTCGCGCAGGTCCTCGCGGCCCGGGGCGACGCCTCGCTGGAATTCGTCCTCAAGGAAGCCGCGCAGGGGGAGATTTTTGCCTTCGGGAATTCGGAGGCGGGCAACGACTCGGTGCTGTTCGACTCGCGCACCGAGGCCGTCCCGCAGCCCGGCGGTGGCTACGCCTTTACCGGCCGCAAGATCTTCACCAGCCTCTCCCCGGCGTGGACCCGGCTGGGGATCTTCGGCAAGGACAACCTTGCCCGGGACGGCGAGGGGGAGCTGGTGCACGGCTTCATCACCCGGGAGACACCCGGCTACGCGATCCTGCCGGACTGGGACACCCTGGGCATGCGGGCCAGCCAGTCCAACACCACGGTGCTCAACGGCGCCGTCGTCCCGGCCGGCCGGATCTTCCGCAAACTGCCGGTGGGTCCCGGCGCGGATCCGCTGATCTTCGCGATCTTCGCCTGCTTCGAGACGCTGCTGGCAGCGGTGTACACCGGCATCGGCGAACGGGCGCTGACGCTCGGCGTGGAGGCCGTCCAGCGCCGGACCTCGTTCAAGAACGGCGGGCGCAGCTACGCCCAGGACCCGGATATCCGCTGGAAGGTGGCGGAGGCCGCCATGGCCATGGACGCGCTCTACCCGCAGCTTTACCGCGTTGCCACGGATATCGATGAACTGGCCGAGCACGGCGTCCAGTGGTTCCCCAGGCTGGTGGGCCTCAAGGTCCGGGCGACGGAGACGGCGCGGACCGTGGTGGACCTGGCGATCCGGGTGTCCGGGGGATCGAGCTATTTCCGCGGTTCGGAACTGGAGCGGCTGTACCGCGACGTGCTGGCGGGCATGTTCCACCCCTCCGACGACGAGTCGGCGCACAACACGGTGGCCAACGCCTGGCTCGGGCCGCTGGAAACGCCCTGA
- a CDS encoding M20/M25/M40 family metallo-hydrolase, translated as MTDIRPEDEVVRICQELIRIDTSNYGDGSGPGERAAAEYTAGLMAEVGLDAEIFESAPGRASVVTRLAGEDPSASALVVHGHLDVVPALREQWSVDPFGAELKDGMIWGRGAVDMKDMDAMILSVLRNFARTGRKPKRDLIFAFFADEEAGGKFGASYAVDKRPEIFEGATEAISEVGGFSATIGGQRTYLLQTAEKGLSWLRLVAHGRAGHGSQINTDNAVTRLASAVSRIGEYRWPVELTPTTRQFLDGVTELTGVEFDPDDPDKILKELGTVARFVGATLQNTTNPTLLKGGYKHNVIPESAEALIDCRTLPGQEQHVLEIVRELAGTGIDISYVHNDVSLEVPFAGNLVDSMIDALHAEDPGAKVLPYTLSGGTDNKSLSRLGITGYGFAPLQLPEELDFTGMFHGVDERVPTESLKFGARVLDTLLTNY; from the coding sequence ATGACTGACATCAGGCCCGAAGACGAAGTCGTCAGGATCTGCCAGGAACTCATCCGGATCGACACCTCCAACTACGGTGACGGCTCCGGCCCGGGGGAGCGAGCGGCCGCCGAATACACCGCGGGGCTGATGGCGGAGGTGGGGCTCGACGCCGAGATCTTCGAATCCGCCCCCGGCCGGGCCAGCGTGGTGACCCGCCTTGCAGGCGAGGACCCCTCCGCCAGTGCCCTCGTCGTCCACGGCCACCTGGATGTCGTTCCGGCCCTGCGCGAGCAGTGGTCGGTGGACCCCTTCGGTGCCGAACTCAAGGACGGCATGATCTGGGGCCGCGGCGCCGTGGACATGAAGGACATGGACGCCATGATCCTGTCCGTCCTGCGGAACTTTGCCCGCACCGGCCGCAAACCCAAGCGGGACCTGATCTTCGCGTTCTTCGCCGACGAGGAAGCCGGCGGCAAATTCGGCGCCAGCTACGCCGTCGACAAACGCCCCGAAATCTTCGAAGGCGCCACCGAGGCGATCTCCGAGGTCGGCGGCTTCTCCGCCACCATCGGCGGCCAACGGACCTATCTGCTGCAGACGGCGGAGAAGGGCCTCTCCTGGCTCCGCCTGGTGGCCCACGGCCGTGCGGGCCACGGATCCCAGATCAACACGGACAACGCCGTGACACGGCTTGCCAGCGCCGTCTCGCGCATCGGCGAATACCGGTGGCCGGTCGAGCTGACCCCCACCACCCGCCAGTTCCTCGACGGTGTGACCGAACTCACCGGCGTGGAATTCGATCCGGATGACCCGGACAAGATCCTCAAGGAGCTCGGAACGGTGGCCCGCTTCGTCGGCGCAACCCTGCAGAACACCACGAACCCCACCCTGCTCAAGGGCGGCTACAAGCACAATGTGATCCCCGAATCGGCCGAGGCGCTGATCGACTGCCGGACGCTGCCGGGCCAGGAACAGCACGTCCTGGAGATCGTCCGTGAGCTCGCGGGCACCGGCATCGACATCAGTTACGTCCACAATGACGTCTCCCTGGAGGTGCCCTTCGCCGGCAACCTCGTCGATTCCATGATCGACGCCCTGCACGCCGAGGACCCGGGCGCCAAGGTCCTGCCGTACACGCTCTCCGGCGGCACGGACAACAAGTCCCTCAGCCGGCTCGGCATTACCGGCTACGGCTTCGCTCCGCTCCAGCTCCCGGAGGAGCTTGATTTCACCGGGATGTTCCACGGAGTCGACGAACGTGTCCCCACCGAGTCGCTGAAATTCGGGGCCCGCGTGCTGGACACCCTGCTCACCAACTACTGA